Part of the Vagococcus jeotgali genome, ATTCCTTTCTTAGTGATGGATTGGTATGGAGAGCGTTTTTCATACAAAGAGCTTACTGATAAACGTGATGAATTGACTGGTATTAGTATTGATTCACATCAACTTTTAATCCTTTTTGGGCCAAAAAAAGGTGTTGATAATTTAACAATAGAAAGTAGTGATAGTCAGTGATTTATAATGAAGCATTGTATGATTTAGAGGACTGTGTGGATCTTGTAACTGAGGAAATATTAAAAACGAATCTGGTTTGTGATTATTTTAATCACTATACTAATATGACTCGTGAAAAAGAAGTAGATGTTATCGTAACTGACTTTTTAAGAACGAAAAAAGAATTTACTGAAATTGAGGAATACGGACAATACGCACCAGATTTCAAAGAAAAAAGAAGAGCATTGAGAAAAGCTAAGCGTGCAGTAGATACAAACGAGTTAATTGCAGAGTTTAAATATAGTGAAACTTCTTTGCAAAATATGTTAGACTATATGTGCTTAGATATTGCACAAACAATTTCTGAGACAATCAAAGTCGATGCAGGAAATCCTTTCTTTGAGTTTGCTAAAAGAGGATGTGGGGGGAATTGCCATGTTAACTAGTGGGTTAGAAATGATACCAAGAAGAGGGTTAGTTGTTTGGGTGTATAGTTTGAAGCACTTACGTCAACTCAGACGTTTTGGTTATATTCACTATGCTTCTAAAAAAATGAAATATGTGGTTTTATATGTTAATGAACAAGAAGTGGAGTCAACTATTGATAAATTAAACAAACAATTTTTTGTTCGTAGCGTTGATGTGTCTTATCGTCCAGACATTAATATGAATTTTACTAATCGCCTTGGTAATGAAGAAGAAAATCAAGAACCTCGTGAATTTGAAGAAGAAAACACAGAAATTCGCTTGGCAGAATTTGAAGGATAATGACAAAGATATAGTTTCATTAATATAAAAAAGATGGCTGGCTTATTAGCCAGCTTTTCTTTTTAGCCATGTGATAACAAAAATAAGGAGACGTATAAAGATGCGAATTATTGCAGGAGAATTTAAAGGTAGAAAGCTACAATCTTTAAAAGGAGATAATACACGACCTACATCCGATAAGGTAAAGGGTTCTATTTTTAACAGAATTGGGCCTTATTTTGATGGGGGAACATGTCTAGATTTATATAGTGGTAGTGGTAATTTGGCCATTGAAGCTGTTTCTAGAGGAATTGATAAAGCATATTGCTTTGATAATCATTATGCAGCAGTAAAAATTATTCAAGAAAATATCAATTTAACTAAGCAAAATACTTCATTTGTAGTAAAGAAAATGGAAGACAAGGTTGCTTTATCATATTTAAGTCAAGCTGGAGTAAGTTTTGATTTAGTTTTTCTAGATCCACCTTATGCTAAAGAAAAATTAAATCAAATTTTACTTGACTTACAAGAATTAGCTTTATTAAATGATGGAGCAGATGTTATTTGTGAAATGGATAAACACGTTTTGTTACCAGAAGAGATAGACAACTTGTACTTAAAAAAAGACCAAGTCTATGGTGCAACAAGAATCATGATTTTCAGATATTTAAAGGAGGCATAACTATGGATAAAAAAATAGCTTTATTCCCTGGAAGTTTTGATCCTTTTACAAATGGTCACTTAAATACTGTAGAAAGAGCTAGTGTGTTGTTTGATGAAGTAATAGTAGGGGTTTTTACTAATACAACGAAGAAGAGTTTTTTTTCTGCTGATGAAAAAAAGCAATTAATTGAAGAATCTATTGAACACTTGGCTAATGTGAAAGTTGTCATTAAAAGTGAGGATTTAACGGTTAATATAGCTAAAGAGCTAGATGCTCATTTCTTAATCCGAGGTGTCAGAAACAACCTAGATTATGAATATGAAAAAAATATTGCTTCCATGAATAGGCAAATGGATAAAGAGATTGATACAGTATTTTTATTAGCTGATGAAGAATTTAGTAATGTCTCTTCTAGTATGATAAAAGAAATTGCTAGTTTTCAAGGAGACGTGTCAAAATTTGTCCCTGAACAAGTTAACCAAGCTTTATTAAAAAGATATTCTAAAAAAGGATAGCATTTATGAAAAAAAGAAGACAAAATCCTCAAGTGACACAACACTATGTCACTAAAAAACAAATTGTCACGACAGTTTTAGCTTTTTTACTTGTATTGTTAATGCTAGTCCCTCTACCTTATTATATTGAATCTCCAGGTTCTGCTGAGAGTTTGAGAGATGTCATCACAGTAGATGGTCAAACAGATGACTATTCGGGAAATTTAATGATGACGACTGTTTCTATGAGGCGAGCCAACTTGTTATTTATTTTGATAAGCCAATTTAAAAAAAATGATGAAGTCATTGCTAGAGAAAAAATATTAGGAACTCAAAATTCAAAAGAATACCAAGCTTTACAAGAATACAACATGCAAAATTCACAACATGAGGCAATGGAAGTTGCTCTTGAATTAGCAGGGATTCCGTATGATAAAAAATATGAAGGTATCTTTGTCATGTCTGTTGAGCCTTATTCATCATTTATGAATCAATTATCAGTTGGAGATTTAGTGACACAACTAGATGGTCAAACGATGGGAAATTCGGTTGAATTTATTGATAATATTCAAAAAAAAGCTATTGATGAAGAAGTTACTATTACTTATTATCGGCATGATGTAGAAAAGCTAGCCAGCGGGTATATTGTTCAATTACCAGATAACCATAAAAAAGGAATCGGTATTAGTTTTGTAGATAAAACAAGTTTAAGTACTAAACCAGATATTAAATTTCATACTGAGAAAGTAAGTGGTCCATCTGCTGGTTTAATGTTTAGCCTAGAATTATATAGCTTACTAACAGGTACTGATTTAACTCAAGAAAGGAACATAGCTGGTACTGGAACAATCAATAACAAAGGTCAAGTAGGTCGAATTGGTGGTATTGATAAGAAGGTAGTAGCTGCCGAGCAAAGCGGAGCAACGATATTTTTAGCTCCTAATGATACTGGGGAGTCCCTTTCAAATTATGAAGAGGCCAAAGAATCTGTGAAGAGAAATAATTTATCTATTGAAGTTGTTCCTATAACAAACATAACAGATGCTATTGATTACTTAAAAAAAGACACGACAAAGTAAAAATGTCGTGTCTTTTCGTATATTAAAAGTAAGGGAGGTCTGATAATGTGGATTGAAAAAATTAAGGATAAGTTCGTATTATTAATAGTCTTAAGTATATTTTGTTTAGTAGGAATTATGATGTATGTGATATTACCAAAAAATAGAACAGAATTTGATAGTTCTTTAGAGCTCGTATCAGAAGTTAGTTCTATTACAAGTGATACTAACGAAGAAGAGATTAGTGATAAGTTTTATGTCGATATTAAAGGAGCTGTTGTATCACCTGGTGTTTATGAAGTAAGTGATGATATGAGAGTATTGGATGTTGTTAAACTAGCTGGAGGATTAACAGAGGCATCTGATGATAAAAAAGTTAATTTAGCAGAAAAATTAATTGACCAAATGGTTATTTATATCCCAGAAATAGGGGAGGAGGGATTTGAGTTAGTAACCCAAGTAAGTACAGGTGATAAGTCAATAACTGAGCAAGATTCTAAGCTCATTAATATCAATACATCATCAGCTTCTGAACTTCAATCATTAAATGGTATAGGTGAAAAAAAGGCAGAAAAAATTATTCAATTTAGAGAAGAAAATGGCTCTTTTAAAACAATTGAAGACTTAAAAAAAGTTGATGGGATTGGTGAAAAAACATTTGACAGTTTGAAATCACAGATTACAATATAGATGAAGAGAAAGGGGAAGATAAGATGGACTCACAACGTATCCCTTGGGACCAATATTTTATGGCACAAAGTTTATTATTATCACTTAGAAGTACTTGTACAAGGCTCTCTGTTGGAGCGACTATTGTTAGAGATAGGCGAATTATTGCTGGAGGATATAATGGATCTGTAACAGATGATGTTCATTGTATTGATGATGGTTGTTACTTGGTAGATAATCACTGTGTCAGAACGATTCATGCAGAGATGAATGCTATTTTACAATGTGCTAAATTTGGAGTAGAAACAGATGGTGCAGAGATTTATGTGACTCATTTTCCATGCCTACAGTGTACGAAAATGATTTTACAAGCAGGAATCAAAAAAATTCACTATATGGAAGATTATCGTAACGATGATTATGCCATTAACTTAATCAAACAAGCTGGAGCAACTGTTCACAAAGTAAGTGTGTCAAAGAACTATTTTGATGCATTAGCAAAAGGTTTAGCTCATGAGTCTTAAAGAGCTTAAGCATTACCTCTTTTTTCTTGTTGCATGTTTTCAAATTTCTTTATTATTTTTATTTGAATATCATAATTTAGCTTTGATATTTACAGGGCTCTTGTTTCTTAGAATCATAGCATTAAAAAAGCCAATAGTTTTGTTGGCCTGTCTAGTCTCTTGCTTTTTAGCAATAGGCTTTTTTTTTATGAATAAACATATCAAGGATGTCAATATTATACAGACTGATAAAGCAGAGGTGATACTTTATCCTGATTCATTAGTAATAGATGGAGATTTTATTAAAGGAGTAGGTCAATCTTTAGAAACAAAACAAAAACACTATTTTCAGTATAAAATAAAAAATATGGATGAAAAAGCTTATTTAGAAAACGTAGTACATCCACTAGTGATTGAGAGTACTTTGAAACAGATAGAGCCAAGTCAAAAACGTAATCTAAATGGGTTTGATTATGAGAGGTATTTACGAATTATTCAAGTTAATGGGATTTATCAGATTGAGAGTTTCTCAAAAGTAGGACGGCTAGATAATAGTTTAGGGCACCCACTATTTTTGTTGTCAAGTTTCAGGCAAAAGATATCAAAGCATATTCATAAAACATTCGAACCTATGACAGCTTCATACATGGATACTTTGATGTTAGGAAAACAATCTACAGATGTTAGAGAAGTATGGCAACAACTGAGTTTATCTCATCTGTTTGCTTTATCAGGAGTTCATGTAAGTTTTTTAATTTTATTGACACGCCATCTATTATTACGAATAGGAATCAGTAAAGAAATAACAGGTTATTTTGAAATAGTTACTGTTTTACTGTTTTTTGCTTTAAGTGGCTTTGCAGTCGGAGTAGTTAGAGCAGGTATGCAAGAGTTAGTCAAAAGGACGAATAAATGGTTAGAATTAGAATTATCTGCCCTAGATTGTTTCAGTATAACTTTGTTGATACATAGCTTATTCACACCGTTTCTTCTACTAACAGTAGGAGGGCAACTGAGTTATTATTTGAGTTTTTTGATTTTATTTATTCAACCAACGTTACTTTCATTTTCTCATTTAAAACAATCGATTTATTTTCAGATACTATTGACATTTTTCTCAATTCCTTTAATATGTTTTTACTTTTATCAAATACATGTATTATCCGTCTTACTCTCACTTCTTGTAACACCTGTGCTATTTGGTTTTATGTTACCAATGTTATTATTTTCATTACTTTTGAGTCCTTTATTACCTAGTCTATTGATTAGTATTATAGAGACCTTGATGATGATAATTCATCAACTTCCTTTGAAATTTAGTAAGGTTTCTTTTTTTACTATGACTACTGGGAAACCACCACTTTGGTTATTAATGATAGTTATTGGTATAGAGTTTTACATATTTATAAAATGGGAGAGTCAAAAATTAAGTATAAAAAAACTTCTTTCCTATTTCATTATCACACTTATGTTGCTTGTTTGTCTTAAATATATTAATCCTCAAGGTATGATTGCTGTGGTTGATGTGGGGCAAGGTGATGCTATTTTTATTCAATTACCTTTTCATCGAGGAAACTACTTAATTGATACAGGAGGTCAGTTAGATTTTAAAAAAGAGGACTGGCAAGAAAAGGCTAATCAGAGAAGGAATGCGGAATATACACTCATCCCTTTTTTAAAAAGCCAAGGTGTTTCTAGTTTAAGTACAGTTTTTTTAACTCATGCTCATGAAGATCATTTTGGAGATATTGATGTCTTGCATCAGCACATACCAATTCAGCAAGTAATAGGAACAACAAGTACAATCAATAGTCCAAATGTTCAAAAAAAGTTAACATCGTTACATACGACAGAAGTAAGAAGTTTAAGCATTCCGACTTATTTTAGAAAACAAGACATGGTGTTAGAAGCGATTTATCCTAAAGTAGCGACAGATGGTCAAAATAACGACTCTATTGTCTTTAAAATGTGGTTACATAATAAGTCTTACTTATTTACCGGAGACTTAGAGAGACAAGGTGAGGAAGAGTTATTAAGAGATTTAGATGCAGATTTATCAGTAGATTACCTAAAAGTAGGTCATCATGGAAGTAAGACCTCTACTCATAAAGAGTTTGTCAAACGCATAACTCCAAAAGAAGCCTTTATTTCCTGTGGTGTTAATAATCATTTCAATCACCCATCTAAAGAGACTTTAGAGACGCTTGAAAGTGAAGGAGTAAGTATTTACCGTACGGATGAGGATGGTATGATTTATCAAACTTGGTTTTATTTTAGTAAAAATATGTCAAAAACAAAAACAATTCGTTAAATATTAAGATAATCTGTTAAAATAGAGATAATATTTTAAAAAGAGGGAACAGTGATAATATGGGATTTCAACAAGATTTATCCGCATTAGCCAGTGGGGAGTTTGCTCCAATTTATTTATTATTAGGTGAAGAACGGTATTTGAGAGAGCGATTTAAAAAAGAGTTAGAGAAAAATATATTATCTCCAGGAGATGAAGCGTTTAATCTATTGTCTTTTGATATGGATCAAGAGTTACTTCAACATGCTTTAAATGAAGTAGAGATGGTTTCATTTTTTGGTAACAAAAAAATTGTTTATATTAATCATCCTTTCTTTCTAACAGGTGAAAAAAAGAAAACGGACTTAGAACATGATATTAAAATGCTTCTTGCTTATTTGAAACAGCCCTCTCCTGATACTGTTTTAGTTTTTAATGCTAATTACAAAAAATTAGATGAGCGAAAAAAAATAGTTAAAGAATTAAAAAAAGTGGCTAAGATTATTGATGTATCAGAGATGAGCGATCAAGATACAAAAAAATATATACAGCAAACGATTAGTAGTGAGGGATATGAGATTACCAGAGAAGCTTTTGATTTATTTATTTATTTAACTGATACAAAACTCAGTCAGATGATGAATGAATTGGATAAATTATTTCTAGCAACTTCAGTTGATAAAAAAATAACGAAGCCAGTTATAGAGGCTTTAATTTCAAAAAGTTTGGAACATAGCATTTTTGATTTATTAACGTTTGTTTTAGAAGGGAAGAGTGAATCGGCACTTAGGTTATATAAAGAACTAGTTCTTCAAGGTGAAGACGTCATAAAAATTAATGCCATTTTGATTAGCCAATTTAGACTATTATTGCAAGTTAAAATTATGCTAGATAAAAGCTACCAACAAGCCAATATGGTGGATGTATTAAAAATTCATCCTTACCGAGTTAAACTTAGTGTGGCACAAGCTAAGAAATTTAGCCAAGAAACATTGTTTAAAGTATTTGATAACTTAGTAGAAAATGATTATAAAATGAAGACAGGCTTTATGGATCAAAAAATGCTATTTGAATTATTCTTACTCAATCCAATTTTTTAATAAAATAAAAAAACTTGATGACTAGAAATCCAAAGAATTCAGTCAAGCAAGTTTTTTATTTTACTAATTTTTTAGCTAAACGTGATTTTTCACGGTTTGCTTTGTTTTGATGGATTAAACCTTTTGAGTTAACCATATCAATTTCTCTAGTTGCAACAGCTAATAATTCAGCTTGGTTATCAGCGTTTTCTTCTACAGATTTTTCAAATTTTTTGATAGCAGTACGCATTTTGCTCATTCTTGCTGAGTTAGCTTCGTGAGCTTTTTCGCTTGTACGTGCACGTTTAATAGCAGATTCGATATTTGGCATTATTTTCACCTCCGAAATAGAGTTTGCATTGATGAATCTTATACAATCAACATTCACATTATACAGAAACACACGAGAGTTTGCAATAAGTTACGTGAATCTTTCTTAATTTAAATCTAAAATAGTTACCCCAATGACCTCTGGCCCAGTGTGAGCTCCTAAAACTGGACTAATTGTATCAAAATAGACGTCACTGTAGTTCGGGAGTTCATTTTTTAATGTATCAAAGACATATTGAGCATCTTCCTGGTCTGTTCCGTAAGCAACGGCAAAACGATAGTCTGTGCTATGTTCCACTTGTTTTTTTACGAGATCAATCATTTTTTTTAAACTTTTTTTTCTACCACGTGTTTTAGCTACTGTATGATAAACACCTTCATCATTACAAGAAATAACTGGGTTTAAATTGAGAGCAGTACCAACAATAGATGTTACTAGTCCAATACGCCCTCCTTTTTTTAAGTACTCTAAAGTAGGGATACTAAAGAAAATATGTTCTTTGTGAGTAAGAGCTTCACAGATTTCATAAATCGAATCAAGAGAGTAGTGCTTATCAATTAACTCCTTAGCATAAACTGCCTGAATACCTGCACCAATTCCAATACTTTTAGTATCTATGGTTTTTGAAATAATATCAGGATGATCTAGTAAAGCAAGTCTAATAGCATTAAATGTACCACTTAAACCACTCGAAATATTGATAGCCAATATTTCTTGATAACCGTCTTGTTTAATTTGTCTAATGGTTTGATCGATTAAATCAAGTGGAGGAAGAGATGTCGTTGGTATTTCTTTGTCAAGTCGCTGGTATATTTCCTCAGGTGTTATATCAACTTTATCTAAGTAAGTAGCATCTGAGTAATTAATACAAAGAGGAATCGTATAGATGCCACCTAAATCTATAATCTCTTGAGGCATATCCATAGCAGAATCTACTAGTAGTGCAATTTGTTTAGTCATAAATTAATCATCCTTTTCTATCTGATTATGGGTTAAATGGGCTATTAAGTGTGCTAAAGATATTTCAGTAAAAATTTTACTTATCACAGTAATACACGCTAAATGAATCGGAGCCATGTCCTGATATAATGTTGCTTCAACTTTTTGAGTACTACTATTCAAGAAAATATCAAGAGTTTCTTGAAAGTA contains:
- a CDS encoding YlbF family regulator; this encodes MIYNEALYDLEDCVDLVTEEILKTNLVCDYFNHYTNMTREKEVDVIVTDFLRTKKEFTEIEEYGQYAPDFKEKRRALRKAKRAVDTNELIAEFKYSETSLQNMLDYMCLDIAQTISETIKVDAGNPFFEFAKRGCGGNCHVN
- a CDS encoding YlbG family protein, encoding MLTSGLEMIPRRGLVVWVYSLKHLRQLRRFGYIHYASKKMKYVVLYVNEQEVESTIDKLNKQFFVRSVDVSYRPDINMNFTNRLGNEEENQEPREFEEENTEIRLAEFEG
- the rsmD gene encoding 16S rRNA (guanine(966)-N(2))-methyltransferase RsmD, which encodes MRIIAGEFKGRKLQSLKGDNTRPTSDKVKGSIFNRIGPYFDGGTCLDLYSGSGNLAIEAVSRGIDKAYCFDNHYAAVKIIQENINLTKQNTSFVVKKMEDKVALSYLSQAGVSFDLVFLDPPYAKEKLNQILLDLQELALLNDGADVICEMDKHVLLPEEIDNLYLKKDQVYGATRIMIFRYLKEA
- the coaD gene encoding pantetheine-phosphate adenylyltransferase; protein product: MDKKIALFPGSFDPFTNGHLNTVERASVLFDEVIVGVFTNTTKKSFFSADEKKQLIEESIEHLANVKVVIKSEDLTVNIAKELDAHFLIRGVRNNLDYEYEKNIASMNRQMDKEIDTVFLLADEEFSNVSSSMIKEIASFQGDVSKFVPEQVNQALLKRYSKKG
- a CDS encoding SepM family pheromone-processing serine protease, producing the protein MKKRRQNPQVTQHYVTKKQIVTTVLAFLLVLLMLVPLPYYIESPGSAESLRDVITVDGQTDDYSGNLMMTTVSMRRANLLFILISQFKKNDEVIAREKILGTQNSKEYQALQEYNMQNSQHEAMEVALELAGIPYDKKYEGIFVMSVEPYSSFMNQLSVGDLVTQLDGQTMGNSVEFIDNIQKKAIDEEVTITYYRHDVEKLASGYIVQLPDNHKKGIGISFVDKTSLSTKPDIKFHTEKVSGPSAGLMFSLELYSLLTGTDLTQERNIAGTGTINNKGQVGRIGGIDKKVVAAEQSGATIFLAPNDTGESLSNYEEAKESVKRNNLSIEVVPITNITDAIDYLKKDTTK
- a CDS encoding helix-hairpin-helix domain-containing protein, which gives rise to MWIEKIKDKFVLLIVLSIFCLVGIMMYVILPKNRTEFDSSLELVSEVSSITSDTNEEEISDKFYVDIKGAVVSPGVYEVSDDMRVLDVVKLAGGLTEASDDKKVNLAEKLIDQMVIYIPEIGEEGFELVTQVSTGDKSITEQDSKLININTSSASELQSLNGIGEKKAEKIIQFREENGSFKTIEDLKKVDGIGEKTFDSLKSQITI
- a CDS encoding ComE operon protein 2; protein product: MDSQRIPWDQYFMAQSLLLSLRSTCTRLSVGATIVRDRRIIAGGYNGSVTDDVHCIDDGCYLVDNHCVRTIHAEMNAILQCAKFGVETDGAEIYVTHFPCLQCTKMILQAGIKKIHYMEDYRNDDYAINLIKQAGATVHKVSVSKNYFDALAKGLAHES
- a CDS encoding DNA internalization-related competence protein ComEC/Rec2; the encoded protein is MSLKELKHYLFFLVACFQISLLFLFEYHNLALIFTGLLFLRIIALKKPIVLLACLVSCFLAIGFFFMNKHIKDVNIIQTDKAEVILYPDSLVIDGDFIKGVGQSLETKQKHYFQYKIKNMDEKAYLENVVHPLVIESTLKQIEPSQKRNLNGFDYERYLRIIQVNGIYQIESFSKVGRLDNSLGHPLFLLSSFRQKISKHIHKTFEPMTASYMDTLMLGKQSTDVREVWQQLSLSHLFALSGVHVSFLILLTRHLLLRIGISKEITGYFEIVTVLLFFALSGFAVGVVRAGMQELVKRTNKWLELELSALDCFSITLLIHSLFTPFLLLTVGGQLSYYLSFLILFIQPTLLSFSHLKQSIYFQILLTFFSIPLICFYFYQIHVLSVLLSLLVTPVLFGFMLPMLLFSLLLSPLLPSLLISIIETLMMIIHQLPLKFSKVSFFTMTTGKPPLWLLMIVIGIEFYIFIKWESQKLSIKKLLSYFIITLMLLVCLKYINPQGMIAVVDVGQGDAIFIQLPFHRGNYLIDTGGQLDFKKEDWQEKANQRRNAEYTLIPFLKSQGVSSLSTVFLTHAHEDHFGDIDVLHQHIPIQQVIGTTSTINSPNVQKKLTSLHTTEVRSLSIPTYFRKQDMVLEAIYPKVATDGQNNDSIVFKMWLHNKSYLFTGDLERQGEEELLRDLDADLSVDYLKVGHHGSKTSTHKEFVKRITPKEAFISCGVNNHFNHPSKETLETLESEGVSIYRTDEDGMIYQTWFYFSKNMSKTKTIR
- the holA gene encoding DNA polymerase III subunit delta — encoded protein: MGFQQDLSALASGEFAPIYLLLGEERYLRERFKKELEKNILSPGDEAFNLLSFDMDQELLQHALNEVEMVSFFGNKKIVYINHPFFLTGEKKKTDLEHDIKMLLAYLKQPSPDTVLVFNANYKKLDERKKIVKELKKVAKIIDVSEMSDQDTKKYIQQTISSEGYEITREAFDLFIYLTDTKLSQMMNELDKLFLATSVDKKITKPVIEALISKSLEHSIFDLLTFVLEGKSESALRLYKELVLQGEDVIKINAILISQFRLLLQVKIMLDKSYQQANMVDVLKIHPYRVKLSVAQAKKFSQETLFKVFDNLVENDYKMKTGFMDQKMLFELFLLNPIF
- the rpsT gene encoding 30S ribosomal protein S20, giving the protein MPNIESAIKRARTSEKAHEANSARMSKMRTAIKKFEKSVEENADNQAELLAVATREIDMVNSKGLIHQNKANREKSRLAKKLVK
- a CDS encoding DegV family protein, with product MTKQIALLVDSAMDMPQEIIDLGGIYTIPLCINYSDATYLDKVDITPEEIYQRLDKEIPTTSLPPLDLIDQTIRQIKQDGYQEILAINISSGLSGTFNAIRLALLDHPDIISKTIDTKSIGIGAGIQAVYAKELIDKHYSLDSIYEICEALTHKEHIFFSIPTLEYLKKGGRIGLVTSIVGTALNLNPVISCNDEGVYHTVAKTRGRKKSLKKMIDLVKKQVEHSTDYRFAVAYGTDQEDAQYVFDTLKNELPNYSDVYFDTISPVLGAHTGPEVIGVTILDLN